The Prionailurus viverrinus isolate Anna chromosome B2, UM_Priviv_1.0, whole genome shotgun sequence genome contains the following window.
tcgttcatgagattgagctctgtgttgggttccacgctaacagcacagagtctctgggattctctctctctgtctgttcctcccccctcctctcaaaataaataaacttaaaaaaaaaaccactaaaattaGAACAGTGAGGCATTAGTTTTCATTACTAGACTGGCCAAAATAAGAGTGCTGGCAAAGGTAAGGAAAGATGTCATTTATATGCTGTTGATGGAAGTGGATGAGTACAACTCTTTTGGCCATAGTCAAAATGTCAAATGTACATTCCCTTTGACTCAGACATTCCACTTCTAGAAAATCAGTTAAGTAAAAAAATCTACGTAGGCAAAAGCTTTGTGAACAAGAAGGTTTACTGCAGTATCACTGGCAGCACTGCAGTATTAGAAATAATCTTTACCTATAACTATAATTTATTGGCTGAATAAGTTCAAAATAGAATGTATACAACATTCTCCTTTAACAATTATATGTGCATCTACATGTGTGTGAATGTACATtcacagatacacacatacatacacagtcaCAGAGAAAATGGTGTGCAGTGTTACCTCTAGGACATAGGAGTGCGGGAAAGGAGGATGTtggcttttttctccttctgtactattgttatgtttattttaaaaaaaatcacctgtggcacttttgttattgtttaaaaaGTAGACCTGTGGAGTTTACACTGCATTTGTGAATTGGAAGCAGGCCAGGGACACAGGTCAACTGTGTACTGACTgcacattgaaaatattttcgtATTCACTGGATACCAGCtatttttctttgggtaaaagtGGTGTTCAGCATGTCCAACACAGATTAAGGtacattttataatcagaaacaaaaaaatgaaaagaaagaaaaaatgaaaagaaagaaaaaaagtagttcCTATGTTCCTGGCACACCTATGTCATTCCAGAAAGAGGAGCCTGTTATGGTCTGAATGCTTGTGATCCCCCTAttttcctatgttgaaatcccaCCCACCaaagatgatggtattaggaagtggggccttttGGAGGTGCTTAAATCACAACGGTGGAGCCCACATGAATGGGATTACTACTCTTGTGAACAGGTTCCAGAGAGCTTCCACAATGTAAGCACACAGAATTCTACAACctagaagagggccctcaccaaaCCATGCTGATACCCTGATATTAGACTTTCAGtgtccaaaactgtgagaaataagtttctcttGTTTATGAGACACCCAAACTATCggattttgttacagcagcctgaacagaccGAGACAGGCTATGTTTAAAATTCGAAAgaccaggttcaaatcctggtttttctctttcctgaagtAAGGCATAAACATCCAAGTCCCCATTTCTTAGCCTAGAAAGGACCTCTAATATTACTTATGCTACTTCCATTCTTCGCTTGATGCCAGGCTAAAATGTGGTCATGCCGGGTAGAGAGCTTTCAAGGCTGTGAAGTCCTCAACAAATGGGAAAGTATTTTAGTAAAATGTGATTTAGtatattttgaaagggagaggtTTTCAAGGATCAGCACTAGTTTATGGTTTTTCTCTGGTTTAACAGAACTCTATGCTGTgtataaagaactttaaaaaagtaatgttttattaaaagctTATTATATGGTGATCATTGCTGACCACTTCTGATATAAAGTGTTTTAGATGTAATTCTTCCACACTAGCACTCATCGAtggtttcattaaaataataacatttttgcAGGCCCAAGAATTAAGAAATAATCCTACTTGACTTATTAGGAATGCTGTTATGGCACACACTAGAAATATTCTTCACCTCTTCtgcaacaacaaaatgaaacactgCCCAAGTTTATAGTAAAGACACTACTAAGAGGCAGGTATTTTGCAGGCaagaaaaccttttattttaaaccaCAAATAGTCAGCAGGTGGCCACAACTATCCATGTTTCATTAAAACCACATAAAACCTAGGTACAAAAGCACCACTGATTATTGCTCTAGAAAAACTGcgtgaaaaatttaaatatgcacaGTAGAAACACCACAGTATCCACAGGACCCAATTTTTAAAGCAAGTGCATGGAATGCTCAATCAATCTTACACATAGCTTTCAATAATAAACTcgtatttattttacttgaagATGATGGAAATTTCCAAAAAAGCATGACTATGAGAAGATAAAATGTCCatccttatatatttttgtatgccAACTAGCAGAATCCTAAAAAATTAGCATTTACAAAATACTTGgtaaaaatagcttttaaaagttGCCCCGAGAGGTACATAAAATCAACCCCAATTTTTCATGACAATTCATTCTCCCTTGTTATCTACAGATTCAGTTTTCTGTGCCTgtgaaaaagaaagggggggggggagatacagTTACTATTAAAGCTACTATCAGCCAAAAGAAAGTCCACCCGAccaacacacacactctgaaCATCTGGTTTTTAGCAGCTCGATTGCAAAACCTATTTCAACTCTGGGTGTGAAACAGACAAGGCAGGAATATAGTAGGCAAACACTTGGCTGCATTTATTGCTTTCTGGTTTTCAAACGACCACAGAAGCTTTACCTGTAAGCTCCCActgttcataataaaaaaaaaacaccacactaCTATCTGATTCTAGTCACTGCAAACATGCAGAATTTTCTACTGTACCCTTAACTCTCACTGTTTCAATCTGCCCCTTTACTGACAGTGTGCTGGGTGGGGTACCTCTGGAGGTTGAGACATTAACAGTTGAGCGAGAGATGTGGATCTGTAATAACATTACGGGCAATAAAAAGAGTCATTATGAACGTGCTATCACCGGCTGAAGGATTGAGCAATTTCTTTTAAGACACTGATTCAATCAGTGGGGGGTATTTATGGAAAGTACCTCTTCAGCTTTAGTTTCACCTTTTTCAGATGGTGCAGTACCTTCCTTTCCAGCTTcttgcttttcctccttcttccctttagCACCTTTGTTAATCTTTGTTCCAGGTTCTTTCTAATAGAGGGAAACAAGGCATGTTAGACAGGGTGTGATGTCAGTAAAAATCAGCCAACCTCGCCCAAACACAAGGTAAAGCAAAACCAGGGCCAACAtggtggctttccagggggagGGGAACCCAATTTGGCAGTGCCTCGAGTGAGTTACACTGAGTCTCTGTGAAAATGTAATGGGCTGCTTAGAATATCCACTGACTTTCTCCTCTGGGAAAAAGGTGGTGATTCTCCTCATGTATTTGTTCAGTGGGCCTCCTCTCTCACTACAGAGAAGTGGTTCTGCCGTGGAGGGCACCAGCAGTGGGAAGTGATGGAGGAGGCAGAAACCAGGAAAGAAGCCAGCAAGAGAAACACCTCATGTGGGCACGTGGGGCTTGAGTGACTAGAAGGCTGAGAAAATGCTTGAAAATGAAGTACCAGGTGAAGAAAAGTTCCTGATTGTTAAAAACAagtagatatatatgtattttgagagagagagcgagagcatgtgcatgaacaggggaggggaagagagagagggagagagagaattccaagcaggctctgcactgtcagggagcaccgagtctgatgcggggctcgagcccacgaactgtgagatcatgatccgagccgaaatcaagggtcagatgcccaactgactgagccacccaggcgcccagaaaagTTCCTGATTTGAAGACTAAGCCACAGGGGCGAGTTCTGCTTCAGAATCACCTACCCATGCCACAAATACACATCGTTTCAAACAATTCACAACACTGCTCTGAAGGGCAGAGTACAGAAAAGCAATTTGGGACAAGGTTCTTCATACCTCTCTGCTTgtttccttgtctgcaaaatggggtaTGTGTACCTACCTCCTAGGGTTGATGCGAGGGTTTCATAAGAAAAGCAAGTAGAACAGGGTCTGGCATAGTATAAGAGCCATATAAATGTTTGCTGATATTAATTGTTGGCTAGTGTTAATTATTACATGTCAGTCATCAGACTAAGCCACTAAGACCAGTTATATGAAGTCAgatcccctcccccaagcccttGAGCTACTGGCAGCTGCAATACCAGGGCCCAGCCTCCCACCTCCCGAGCTGCCCCGGCGCACTGCTAACAAACCCTCCTGGACAGGCGGCTTCTCCGAGCACCATGCTCTGACTTCCTTCGCCTTTACTGACCAAATGGGAAACACTTTCCTGGGAAAGCGTAAAACCGTGCTTTATGCCTTTTGTAACAATGGTGACAGTTTCCTAGTCAGTACATTTAGCCCGAATCATTACATGTGATTTTTCCTTGGGGGATTTTTCgatacaaaattataatttattcattgtttaaaaGGCCAAAGTCAGTCAAAGGAGCACCTCTTACCTTAGCAGACGTTTTTCTTGGTTTAGGTTCAGGTTTGGGTGGAGCAGGTTTCTGCAAAGATAAATTACACAAATACTGAAAAAGACAACCCTCGAGACCAAAAGGAATGCAACGAGACTGCAGAAGACACCAGTTCATTTTGACTAcgattttgttcatttaaaaaaaaacaaaaaacaacaaaaaaacccctcttTCTATTTTTGGCATCAGGTAGCAGCATAAAGATCCGTGCATTTCGTGACTATTTTCATCCTGGGTTCTCAAGTGAACAGCAGGTGAGATTTAAAAGCCGACTCTTTATTCCCCAGTCCAGAGTAGCTCTCCAGGAACAGGTTTAAGCTTCTAGCTCTGATGTCTCTGTACTTCCTTTGATCACAGCACAGCAGCAAGAGGAATGACTCAGGCCCTCGGCCAAATGACTCAATGAATTCAGTCACACTGGCCTTCCCAACAGTCTAGAAATCACAGCACAATTGCAGGCAAAGCCCATCCGGTAATGAAGACCGCTGCCTGTGAAGtatttcaaaatcatttccaCATCCTTCCACCTCTGATGTCAATTTCAAGTTCTGTAGCCAAGCTTCAGCTTCTTCCTATTCGCATCCTCTCCAATGCCAGCTCAAGGTGAGAAGAATCTCTCGCCCACCCAGACACTAGGCTTATTTGCCTCTAGAGCTTTTTATCAAGAAcatgattataataaaatgtcCACTGTTAGCTCCCAAAGTTTAAGACTTCTCTTAAACTTAGCCAAAGAGTCCACTAAGCaactatttttctcttgcttcatgCGGTTCTCTTCCCTGCTGCCATGAGCACTGCTTGCCCTGTGGCCATGGTTCCCTCCATAACATATAGAGCTTCAGCCCTCACCTGCTTTCCAGGGCACGGAGACGGGGGCGGGTGGGGGCACATGAGGACATGGGGGAAGATAACCCATTAAAGCCTCTGCTTTTCTATAGCTATTTTAGGGCAAATATTTCTCTCAtcaagctagaaaaaaataagtgtacaTCTCTCCCAACACTAGGGAGAATGGCTTTTAAACAGAAAACACTGCCCAGGATATCCCCCTCTGGAGAAAATACATGTTTGTCCCCGGTGCCTGTAGGTGTTCAGGTTCATATTGAATCTGGCCCTGTTCATCAAACGCATAAAGTAAAATTGTAGACTGTTCAATTCCAGAAGATTGGCTGTTAggacttttcaaataaaaaaggacaacTGGGTCTGAAAAGTAAGGGATATTTTTATTAAGCTTCTTACCACCTGAATCTGTAGTCTGTTCCCTAAACAGCAGCTTGCACGGCTACTaagttttcagaatttaaaaaattttgtaatgtgaGGCTTTGACATATTGCATTAACATGTATTTGTTGTCACAAGTCACAgcaaatgatttccttttgtattttctgtaaagATAGACCTCTCCTCCATTCAGCATTTAAGTGTTTTGATGGAACAGGAAAAGATGAGATTTTGCAGGCTGTAATCCCACTGGCCACCGAGGAGGCTCTGTGTCAGCACCACAGGCAATGATCTCAGTGGAAGGTGCTTATACTGCTGGTTCATGGTGCTCAGGAAAagccttgttttaaattttgatttttatttgacttACAAGGTCTACTCCCTTAATGGGACAGAGATCCACAGAATACAAGGGCTTGTAGTACAATCTACAGCTAAGCCTAACGGAAGTTAAAACATAAGTACTGAACAATGGTGAGAGTTAATATTGGATAGAGCACACCATCTTGAGGGACTTCGGCAGAATCCAGATTAATTGTGTGCACACACAACTGCATCTCCCGGCTCTTCATCTTTCCAGTGGCTCTGATGTTGCTTCCTTAGGTTGGGACTTACGTGAAACTGTCTCACCCAACCCCAGATTGGCTATACTTCGGAACTTGTGAGTGCCCTCATAGCCCTTTCTGCATTGATTCCCTatactgtgccaggcacaggtgTTGGCTGACATGAAATCCATGCTCCCTCGAAGGCTAAAGCAGCTAGCAGCTCCTGCCAGCCAAGAAGCCAGTGTCCTTCCTCCTACATCTCAGGTCTCAGCAAGGGCTGTGGCTATTTTAACCAACATCCTCCACCAGAGCCAGGCTGACCTCTCGTGGCAGAGTAATGGCTGGTACCTCTGCAGGGCGGCAAGGAGGACCACAAGAGCCAGCAGGGAGCACAGCCTGGTGAGAAGGCCTGGAGCGCATTCATGGCCAAGGCTTGGTCACAGCTGCCCATCCCAGCTTTAATGATCTTAACCCTGGTCTCTTCCCCAGGCCTGGCCCACAGAGGGAGACTCTGAGTGGCAAAGTGGAATCATTACTTTTCCAAAGATTCTCTAGTTCTGAAATGGGACTAGAGCGCATGGATTCCGATGACTTTTAGCATGTTTCTGAATAAAGTATAGGCCGTGGAGAGAGGATCGTAATTCATCTCCACTTTAGCGCATCATACGCAGAATCAGAAGGGTAGGACTTTGCTAATGTGCTTCTTTTGTTTCAGAGATCTAGAAATATCAAACACCTTCCTGGGCTTTGTACGCCTGGTAATGGGGCTGGCAGCTACTTTTCACTGACATATCTGATCAACTGAATTGCTTGGCAACACCAGTCACATTTGCCACAGATTGTGACCCACGTTGatttccaaaaaggaaacaaaaaaactcaaGGGAAATAACACCTTAATCTTCCTTCTGCTGCTTTGTCCTGAACAGAGGGAATATTTACTCATAAGAACTAACAACAAGGGGGTTCTAAAGTACTCACCGCTGACAATCTGGCAGACCGTCTGGTGGGctacaaaggaaatggaaaaatacacagTTTTATTAGACACAAcccagctgatttttaaaaatttattcttggTATCTTACTTTGTTGAAAGAGTGTAATGTATGACTCCCATTACCCTCTCCAGGTGAGCAAGCATACTGAAACATACTTCAAGTGCCCTGGGAACCATAATACTCAACAGGAAGTTTTCTAAAGAGGTGCAGACACACTATTCAAAGAAATGGCCTCTCCCAATTAAGGGTGTTGcgggtaagaaaaagaaaggaagattaaT
Protein-coding sequences here:
- the HMGN3 gene encoding high mobility group nucleosome-binding domain-containing protein 3 isoform X1, with product MPKRKSPENTEGKDGSKVTKQEPTRRSARLSAKPAPPKPEPKPRKTSAKKEPGTKINKGAKGKKEEKQEAGKEGTAPSEKGETKAEEAQKTESVDNKGE
- the HMGN3 gene encoding high mobility group nucleosome-binding domain-containing protein 3 isoform X2, translated to MPKRKSPENTEGKDGSKVTKQEPTRRSARLSAKPAPPKPEPKPRKTSAKKEPGTKINKGAKGKKEEKQEAGKEGTAPSEKGTEN